The genomic interval gtggagtttgcatgttctccccgtgcctcgggggtttcctccgggtactccggtttcctccccaggtccaaagacatgcatggtaggtcgattggcatctctggaaaattgtccgtagtgtgtgattgcgtgagtgaatgagagtgtgtgtgccctgcgatgggttggcactccgtccagggtgtatcctgccttgatgcccgatgatgcctgagataggcacaggctccccgtgacccgaggtagttcggataagcggtagaagatgagtgagtgagagtgagatcatttaaaaaagagttttcactggttttatttgtttagttatgttatttgaatcttccaatattgttaaaatcaAATACccatatatttatctatttataaaaaaacacagactttcatggggtgtcctaattttttcacatgactgtatgtacacacaaaGTATTATATAAAGCATAAGTATGTATTTGTACTCTTCTATTTCAAAATTGACACATATAGTAGCCATCTAGTCCGATGTGAAAAAATGCCGTAACATTACCTCCTGCTCCGATTCCATTTATTGTAGCATATATTAAAGGAGGCTGGATCCTCCGCAAGGCTTGGAAGATGTACAACAAATGCTACAGTGACATTAGCCAGCTCCAGGATGCATGTCGCAGGCGTTCCTCTGATCAGGAAAATCACAACTCACCTGTTGCCGAGAGCAATGGCGGACTGACGGAGGAGGCACTGGGGCGTCTGAAGGGCTCGGTCAGTTTTGGCTATGGCCTTTTCCATCTCTGCATCTCTATGGTTCCTCCCCATCTACTGAAGATAGTCAATCTGCTGGGATTTCCAGGAGATCGACACCAGGGTCTGGCATCACTCATCTACGCAAGTGAGAGCAAAGACATGAAAGCACCACTGGCCACGTAAGCTTTGGTTACTGAAACATTCATCCTTAATTTTCTAAGTATGTTAGACTGTTATAAATTCTAGTTGTACATAATTGTGTTAAATTCTTGATTGATTCTGTGCTAATACTGACAGCATGATTGAAAGCAGATATGGGCTATAATCAGAAGAAAAGCTATTAGTGGATGCCCATGTAATTACCAATACATTTATTGTGCTTTCTTTTGTGGTATTTGTGCATCTCTTATTCACACCTTGTTCTCCTCCAGGCTGGCTCTCTTATGGTACCACACGGTGGTGCAGCCCTTCTTTGCTCTGGATGGCTCTGATTCCCGGGCTGGACTGCTTGAAGCTAAAACTATTCTGCAGAAGAAAGCAGTAATTTACCCCAACTcatctctcttcatcttctttaGAGGACGAGTGCAAAGATTAGAGGTAAGTATGTGCAGCCTAGAAAGTCTTAACAGGTGATGAAGCGCATTTCATGTTCTACATATGTTGAAAAGTTAGTTTTTCCCAAAACACCACCCCAGCAGACACCTTTAAACACAAGCAGAATTAAAAATCAGCAAATGACAAagttatgttatttattttttgtcaattTCAGCAGGATAGAGTTTTACAAGTGgtgtaatattaaaaacaatttcAGCATCAcatttaaaggatttttttgtaatgtaaatgctAGCACTTCCTAGGTAGAATGTTAAAAGGGCTGACTGAATGTAACACAATACCTTTCAAAGTGATCAAAGTAAAAAACTCTTGGCGGTTTGATGTATAATGTTTGCTCAGATTccagacataaaataaaacagcagattcagaaaaaaatagtaaaCTTTCCATATGAATTTTACTGAATCAATTTTACAGATTTAGATTGTATGCAGAGCGAGGTAACAACTCAGCTAGCTCAGCAGAATAGATAGCTATAAAAATGTTAACGTTCATTGCAAATCCACATTCACTGCCCAGTTACCTCTTAACTGAACCATGTTTAAGATATGTCACAAAAAATACGTCTCAATTCTCATCTAAATTCTACAATCTGTTTgagctaaaaataaatcatctaaTTTTTTGCTAATAGCAAAATTGCAACTATGCACACTTAGCCTTTTGCTTTACTATTAGTAGTTTGGTTACAATTTAGGGATGctggatttaaaatgaatttgtaggcttttttctttttcagtgccAGATAAATGCTGCGCTGGCATCTTTCCATGATGCTCTGGAGTTTGCTTCAGACCAAAGAGAGATCCAACATGTGTGTCTCTATGAGATCGGTATGATCTGTATCTTCTATATCtatagagtatatatatatatactttgaAGACTAGTTTGGTCACAGTGTGTTCTAAACATGTGTACATTTCAGGGTGGTGCAGTATGATTGAGATGAACTTTGAAGATGCTTATAAGGCATTTGAAAGACTAAAAAATGAGTCCAGGTGGTCACAATGCTACTACGCTTACCTTACTGGAGGTATGTTTCATCATTTGTTTACCTGAAGGTTTTTGTAAGCAATATGGTGGCACTGTCAGGGGAATACTCTTATAGGAATGTAGTCAATGACAGGGTTGTGTAATGCAGCAGACTTTCTATTTCCTTCTCAAAGTGAAATGTGGCTCAAAGTGACTTGCACAAGAATGATGCAAACATTTCATTGATTTTTGTAATTACATTACATGTTGGGGAACATTCATAAAACAAGTCCATTCATGTTATCACTTCAGTTAAATGATGTGGgataaaagtaaacacaaagaacaaaattttagtatatagtatatacatgtaaaaaatgtgaatgtttgtgtgtgtttatacagtatataatgtatGTTAATATATCATTTGAGTTTACTTTTATCCCACACTTAGTATGCCAGGGTGCCTCAGGTGATTTGGAGGGGGCAAACACGATTTTCCAAGACGTACCTAAGCTCTTCAAACGCAAGAACAATCAGATTGAGCAGTTTGCATTCAGGAGGGTGAGTTTGTTACTGCTAATAAACATCATTAGCAAACAGTTATCATATGCTCAAAGTGGACCCCATGCACTTGGTACCTCTTTTCACGTCTTGttttctctgattttttttacaggcaGAGCGATTGAGAAAACTGGGTGCTTCACAGGATCTGTGCATTCTGGGAGTTGTAGAGGTGCTATACCTGTGGAAGGCTCTTGCAAATTGCTCATCTTCTAAACTGCAGCTCATGAGCCAAGGTGAAAtagagtgtttttattttttgtttccctTGGTTTTGTGTAGAACCATAAAACAGTGTTTTCCTATTAGATAGTGTTTAAtagataaaggaataaaacattttagaacaCCAAGAGCGCTTAACCATTAAGTAAACCGTTCAAAATCCATAATGTGAGACTATAATGTGGGTTTGACTTTATATCAGTGCTTTGAAAATGGTTCTTAAAATCATTGATCTGCAATGATCAGGAATAGTTTTCAGCCTTAAGGGCGAAGGGCTCTTGAGCAAAGCTCTTGATTCAATCTCTCAGTCTGGCTGTTGGTCTGGGGTTGGAACCCAGAAGACACATTAATGGTCATCCCCAGGAGCTTGCAGAAGTTCCAAAAGACGGAAGTGAACTGGGGACCTCAGTTGGAAACAATGTTTCAGGGCCATGAAGACGGTAGGCATTTTGGAGGGGAAGCTGGCTGACAGTAACTTGGGTAGTAGGATGAAGTGGGCCAGCTTGGTAAAGCAGTTGATCACGGAAAGCACCACAGTGTTGCTGGAGAAGAGAGATAGTCTAGTCATAGTCCATGGCGATGTGAGACCAGGGACGGTGAAGAATTGGGAGGGGGTTGAAGATAGCAAGCTGAGGGAGTCATAGGGCTTTTCTACTTGGTGCAGAATGGGGACACCGAAACAAATTCTTGGGTGTCCTTCTTAATGTCCAGTCACCAGAATTGCTGGTGGAGGACTGCGAGGGTTCATGGAACCCCAGGATGGCAAAACAAGCAAGAGCTGTGGCACCATTGTGAGATTGGAGGTGGCTTGTTGGAATATTTACTCTATGTCAAAAAGGAGGGCTCAGATGGTAAGGGAAGGTTGGAGGATGGGATCAGTGGAAGGCTTTGCAGGATCTTGAGCCCAGGTGGCATTCAGTTTGGGTGCCATGGCATCGGATGCCATACGTAGCTCTGTGGAGTAGGCGTCAGATGAATGACAGGTCACTGCCATTCCCATTCAGTTCTGGAGATCTGCTCAAGAAGCAGGAGAGTACACGTTGGGAATGGCAGTGAACTATTTGGGAGAGCATGCTGAAACTGAAGGACGTGCAGACTTTGCGCTGTGTCCACAAAATGTGTTTGACAAAAACATTACTGACAGCATTCATGAAGTGGGCCATCTTGGCAAAGTAGTCAATCACAGAAACCACCACAGTGTTGCTGGAGAAGGGAGGTAGTCTTGTGACAGTCCAGGGTGATATGAGACCAGGGACGGTGAAGAATTGGGAGGGGTTGTAGATAGAAAGCTGAGGGAGTCATGGGGCTTTTTTGCTGGGTGCAGAATGGGCACGACGAAACATCACTGACAGCATTCATAGGCCTACTTCAAAGCCTACAGATAAATAACGTAGGAAGGATGAATTCAGCAGGTGACTGATGTTGCTCTGGATTTGCCTggctttgctttttttgtcttttaccaTTCTTCTTTGTTCTCTCAGTGTTGCAGGGTGTGGATGACCCATCCTGCATGGGTTTAAAACACTTGCTTCTCGGTGCTATACAGAAATGTCTTGGAAACATTAAAGATGCTATTCAGGTTTGTGTCTCTCCTattgaaatgcattttaaagcCATATTCTTGGATGTCATCCTGTCTAACACCCAATCTGGGACAGTATTCAGATAGTACTGTATAGAGTAGCTTTATTAATTTGATCATGTGTGAAAGATTGGAACTAGAGCAGCTTTATTTTCGTACAGAACATTTCAATAAGAATGTGGCTGCTGTTTACACTCTGAGTAAATTACTTGTGTTTATCTTGTTGGTCAACCATACAGTCGTATCAGAGGGCAGCCAGGGATGAGCTGGGCCGACTGAGCAACTCTTATGTGCAGCCATACGCCTACTATGAGCTAGGATGTGTGTTATTGGCTAAACCTGAGGTAAGGCTACAAGCCTAAGAAAACCAGCATAAAAACTGTTTCTTTccaatgtttttttccctttatgtttGTTTCAAGAAGCCTGTAGCATGATATACTGGGAACATCAAAAACTATGTCACGTCAACTTTACATATGTGAAcatacaaaatgtataaaaagtatataaatGTGAAACCATAAAGAGAAGAGTGAGTCAAAAAATGAAACATGGTACAAGTTACACCATAATGAAGTTACATGCTTCTTACACAGTCAATTATTGTATAGTCCTTagatatacagtgatacctcgagatacgagtgcattgacatacagattttttgagatacgagctgtgattcgaccaaatttttgccttgagatatgaacaaatttttgagatacgagcatccgagccgacGCCgacgaaacaaagatccccaacaatcACGTGTGAGATACAAACCTCCGGGAGTAAATAAAAGGGAGGAAGAAACAAACCTTcttggacaggtttttattaaaacgaccggcagatgttagtgaggaaagagtgacaaaaaaggcaaaaacaagtgaagagaaaagtgatgaagaaaattaagcaaaattaatgtaaagaaaacagaaattgtagcaattaagttcagttaagttaagagaatttcagttaagttcattAGTTTTAGTGAAGTTttgttaagttccatttaagtgtaaagtagcattaagagtgtacagtagcgagtaagtgaacgaaagtgaaagtgtacatacgagacaaaattcctcctaactcctccgcctgtttactcctccctcaacctccgtgcccATCTTCTGTTAGCTCAAGGCGTCTGATCTGGGCGTCTGATCTggtaaataatacactttatagtaaaaccagtttctttttttaatattctcttttattactgtatgtttttatacaatatttgtcatttataaatacagttactgtatatttttcatattcaaaacacataaacaaaacacctggagtggaattttgcgagctggaacggattaatgggatttcaattaatttaaatggggaaaattgctttgagatacgagcaaggtcacggaacgaattaaactcgtactGTATCTCAAGGTATTACTGTACAATTAATTTTGCATCCTTTTCATAATTGTGTTTGAATTaagtatatattatttgatcAATTTAAAAGACATTGTTATTATGCATCTGTATAGATAATCTATAACTACATTTCATTCCATAATAATTTAGTAATACTAAATTAGATATTCCATTAAAccatttaattcaaataaatgtggTGGTCTCATTGTAAATTATAGTAAATGTCtctaatttttctttttgtttatagaCTTTGAGTAAAGGAAGGTCATTGTTGCTTCAGGCAAAGGTAAGCAGTATGCATTGTTGAGTTTAGCATAGTTTTTACAGTATGTACCTACAGCCTGTGGTACAGGGGGCCCAGCAGGGGTTTTAGGGATTTTCCAGGCATTGCCAGGCATTATGCAGACAAATCAGGTTTAATACTTCATGGAATTAGCATTCCTGGTCAGACAACCTTATTGTTATGATTTCAGTTTGTAATTTTTACTGTATTAATTAGTTATGCAATGACAGGTCAAACTGATGTGTTTCACTAGTCTTAATTCAGTTTGTGGTCCTACATAGTGCTCCGTATAAAACAGTCTGgagtatatacagtagtgaGGGAGGGTTTTCTGACACAGTGAAGTTCAAGGCAGCATAAAAAGCAGGAAGTAAACATGCATCAAGGCAAAAGGCAAATAAATGGATTCTGTAATAGAACCTTGGTGAACTGAGGCTGTGACCAGGCGAGATGCACTGTCTGCAAGCGTAAGTAGAGGAGGTGCTTAAAGTAACACAGTGGAGAGATCAGGGTTGAGGATCAATATGAGATCATATTATTGTCAAAGCCCCAAAGCCTAGGGAAATAATTTCTCATAATCAAAACTGGCTGACATAGCTCACAAAAGAAACACCagcaagaaaatgaagaaaaacttGATTTAATTCAGCCAGCATTTGGTGAAATGAGACCATAAAGAGGAAATCCCAAACACTATTATTATACAAGGTACTAAATGTCACAACTTAAGGtatcataaaattatttttaatttaaagttaaTTTAAGCACTGTTTCATATTTTGTATTGTACTctcacc from Tachysurus vachellii isolate PV-2020 chromosome 1, HZAU_Pvac_v1, whole genome shotgun sequence carries:
- the ttc39c gene encoding tetratricopeptide repeat protein 39C — its product is MSACAMAGREQHQHHPQVEMKAELDDAELALQGISMLLNNGFKESDELFRRYRTQSPLMSFGASFVSFLNAMMTFEEEKMQMACDDLRTTEKLCESDNAGVIETIRNKIKKSMDSQTSGSAIVDRLQRQIIVADCQVYLAVLSFIKQELSAYIKGGWILRKAWKMYNKCYSDISQLQDACRRRSSDQENHNSPVAESNGGLTEEALGRLKGSVSFGYGLFHLCISMVPPHLLKIVNLLGFPGDRHQGLASLIYASESKDMKAPLATLALLWYHTVVQPFFALDGSDSRAGLLEAKTILQKKAVIYPNSSLFIFFRGRVQRLECQINAALASFHDALEFASDQREIQHVCLYEIGWCSMIEMNFEDAYKAFERLKNESRWSQCYYAYLTGVCQGASGDLEGANTIFQDVPKLFKRKNNQIEQFAFRRAERLRKLGASQDLCILGVVEVLYLWKALANCSSSKLQLMSQVLQGVDDPSCMGLKHLLLGAIQKCLGNIKDAIQSYQRAARDELGRLSNSYVQPYAYYELGCVLLAKPETLSKGRSLLLQAKENCTGYDFENRLHVRIHTALASVKEVVPL